One Desulfuromonas acetexigens genomic window carries:
- the nadA gene encoding quinolinate synthase NadA, whose amino-acid sequence MTQEEMFKEIRRLAEERDALLLAHNYQRDEIQAVADITGDSLALSLEAARTERKVIVFCGVHFMAESAAILAPEKIVLLPRPDAGCPMADMVTVEGLREMKARLPGRPVVTYVNSSAVVKAESDICCTSANAVKVVNSLDADEVILVPDRNLGRYIAANTDKKCHFWEGYCPTHDRLAVEEVKQALAEHPDALFMAHPECTPEILALAHHICSTTGMYGFAKSNPAKKFIVGTEAGILYRLRLENPDKEFILPSRRLICPNMKLTALEDVLKSLQTLSPRVTVPDEVREKARVALERMLAIPRD is encoded by the coding sequence ATGACTCAGGAAGAAATGTTCAAGGAAATTCGCCGGCTGGCCGAGGAACGCGATGCCTTGCTGTTGGCGCACAACTACCAGCGCGACGAGATTCAGGCCGTGGCCGACATTACCGGCGATTCCCTGGCCCTGTCGCTGGAAGCGGCGCGCACCGAGCGCAAGGTGATCGTTTTCTGCGGCGTTCATTTTATGGCCGAAAGCGCGGCGATTCTGGCACCGGAGAAGATCGTCCTCCTGCCCCGTCCCGACGCCGGCTGCCCGATGGCCGACATGGTCACCGTCGAGGGCCTGCGTGAGATGAAGGCCCGGCTCCCCGGACGGCCGGTGGTGACCTACGTCAACTCGTCGGCGGTGGTCAAGGCCGAAAGCGACATCTGCTGCACCAGCGCCAACGCCGTCAAGGTGGTCAACTCCCTCGATGCCGACGAAGTGATTCTCGTCCCCGACCGCAACCTCGGCCGCTACATCGCCGCCAACACCGACAAGAAGTGCCATTTCTGGGAAGGCTACTGTCCGACCCATGATCGCCTGGCGGTGGAAGAGGTGAAACAGGCCCTGGCCGAGCATCCCGACGCCCTCTTCATGGCCCATCCCGAGTGCACCCCGGAGATTCTTGCCCTGGCCCATCATATCTGTTCCACCACCGGCATGTACGGCTTCGCCAAGAGCAATCCGGCGAAAAAATTCATCGTCGGCACCGAGGCGGGCATCCTCTACCGACTGCGCCTGGAGAATCCCGACAAGGAATTCATCCTCCCCTCGCGGCGCCTGATCTGCCCCAACATGAAGCTGACCGCCCTGGAGGATGTGCTGAAAAGCCTGCAGACCTTGAGTCCCCGGGTCACCGTACCGGACGAGGTGCGGGAGAAGGCGCGAGTCGCCCTCGAGCGGATGCTGGCCATCCCCCGGGACTGA